The proteins below come from a single Micromonospora citrea genomic window:
- a CDS encoding CoA transferase, whose translation MLTLLDGVLADLGLGDVAGPRLVGDPQPAVLASPLAVAECAIGSVAACLAAAAELAFVRTGRRPDIALDTEHVAAAMRSEVWLRDADGRGIDGFAPLSRLWQAADGWVRTHGNYPWHRAALLAALGVPDGRDADVQGQLADAISARPAVEVERIVYAAGGLAVAARTQAQWRADGQPAATGTAPLVGMAPLGRGSLPLSAPGRLPASGVKVLDLTRVIAGPVGTRMLGALGADVLRVDDPHRPELPLHAVEGVIGKASTSLDARTESDRQALHRLLDQADVLVTGYRPGALRRLGLEPDQVADKHPGTIVVTLSAWGTEGAWGTRRGFDSLVQVATGIGWATSTDGGRPGALPCQLLDHATGYLVAAGALAALRRRARTGDATHVSVSLARTAQWLLDQGSTAAGHRADDDQKRRADAYRTALGNGWSAISPPGQLDGRPLSWPHLPPAYASAPPEWS comes from the coding sequence ATGCTGACTCTGTTGGACGGCGTGCTGGCGGACCTCGGGCTGGGGGACGTCGCCGGGCCCCGGCTGGTCGGAGATCCGCAGCCGGCGGTGCTGGCGTCGCCGCTCGCGGTCGCCGAATGCGCGATCGGGTCCGTGGCGGCCTGTCTCGCGGCTGCCGCCGAGCTGGCGTTCGTGCGCACCGGTCGCCGGCCCGACATCGCGCTCGACACCGAACACGTGGCGGCGGCGATGCGCAGCGAGGTCTGGCTTCGCGACGCGGACGGGCGGGGCATCGACGGCTTCGCTCCGCTGTCGCGCCTGTGGCAAGCCGCCGACGGTTGGGTGCGCACACACGGGAACTACCCGTGGCATCGGGCGGCACTGCTGGCGGCCCTCGGTGTGCCCGACGGCCGTGATGCCGACGTCCAGGGGCAGTTGGCCGACGCCATCTCCGCGCGCCCGGCGGTGGAGGTCGAGCGCATCGTGTACGCCGCGGGCGGGCTGGCCGTGGCGGCGCGTACGCAAGCCCAGTGGCGGGCAGACGGCCAGCCCGCCGCGACCGGAACGGCCCCGCTCGTGGGCATGGCGCCGCTCGGTCGCGGGTCCCTGCCGCTGTCCGCACCGGGCCGGCTTCCCGCGTCGGGGGTGAAGGTGCTCGACCTGACACGGGTCATCGCCGGCCCCGTCGGCACCCGCATGCTCGGCGCGCTCGGCGCCGACGTGCTGCGGGTCGACGATCCGCATCGCCCGGAGTTGCCGCTGCACGCCGTCGAGGGAGTGATCGGCAAGGCGAGCACGAGCCTGGATGCCCGCACGGAGAGCGACCGGCAGGCTCTGCACCGCCTTCTCGACCAGGCCGACGTCCTCGTCACCGGCTACCGGCCCGGGGCGCTGCGCCGGCTCGGTCTGGAGCCCGACCAGGTCGCCGACAAGCACCCCGGCACCATCGTCGTCACGCTGTCGGCCTGGGGAACGGAGGGGGCCTGGGGCACCCGGCGCGGTTTCGACAGCCTGGTGCAGGTCGCCACCGGCATCGGCTGGGCCACGAGCACGGACGGCGGCAGACCCGGGGCGCTGCCCTGCCAACTGCTCGACCACGCCACCGGCTATCTCGTCGCCGCTGGCGCACTGGCCGCACTGCGCCGACGCGCCCGCACCGGCGACGCCACCCATGTCTCCGTATCCCTCGCCAGGACGGCACAGTGGCTGCTCGATCAGGGCAGCACGGCGGCCGGGCACCGCGCCGACGACGACCAGAAGCGCAGGGCCGACGCCTACCGGACGGCTCTCGGAAACGGGTGGAGCGCGATCAGCCCGCCGGGTCAACTCGACGGCCGCCCGCTGAGCTGGCCGCACCTGCCGCCGGCCTACGCCTCGGCGCCGCCCGAATGGAGCTGA
- a CDS encoding HAD domain-containing protein: MTGITNVPLLFLDVDGPLIPFRARPAGRARFRGGGVARVRDRAGNPLLDRLDPDDGRRLSALGCQLVWATTWMAEANEVVSPRLGLPDLPVVGWPDDDEDSGPGLHWKTRFLTGWAAGRPFAWLDDEVTDADRRWVAAHHPAPALLHRVDPYVGLTEADLSAVRRWLGRIADTA, encoded by the coding sequence ATGACCGGCATCACCAACGTCCCCCTGCTCTTCCTCGACGTCGACGGGCCGCTGATCCCGTTCCGCGCCCGACCGGCCGGTCGGGCGCGCTTCCGGGGCGGTGGCGTCGCGCGGGTGCGGGACAGGGCCGGCAACCCCCTGCTCGATCGCCTCGACCCGGACGACGGGCGGAGGCTGTCGGCGCTGGGCTGCCAGTTGGTCTGGGCGACGACCTGGATGGCGGAGGCGAACGAGGTCGTCTCGCCACGGCTCGGGCTTCCGGACCTGCCGGTCGTCGGCTGGCCGGACGACGACGAGGATTCGGGGCCCGGCCTGCACTGGAAGACCAGGTTCCTCACCGGGTGGGCGGCCGGCCGTCCCTTCGCCTGGCTCGACGACGAGGTGACCGACGCCGACCGGCGATGGGTGGCGGCGCACCACCCGGCGCCGGCGCTGCTGCACCGTGTCGACCCGTACGTGGGCCTGACCGAAGCGGATCTCTCAGCCGTCCGTCGATGGCTCGGGCGGATCGCCGACACCGCGTGA
- a CDS encoding bifunctional NAD(P)H-dependent oxidoreductase/GNAT family N-acetyltransferase, translating to MSSNASNAPLNVLVIVGSTRPGRLGPAIADWFVQAALPAAAASGVTLDVADLADIGLPLLDEPEHPSSGVYAHEHTRAWSRRVAAADAFVVVTPEYNFGMPAVLKNAFDFLYHEWAWKPVAFVSYGNTSAGTRSVQMAKQVVTTLKMMPIGATVALRLADSVQDGQVLRSTRLDDTARGMLLELTRVATAMRPLRTAPEGEAAVTTGPVDGLKLAAAQPDDLAELLVLQRCCWVQEAIANDTLDLPPLRETLDELRESLSTWQVWCVRRHGRLVAAVRARLHEGAWLIGRLMVAPDQAGQGIGGWLLSHVEQQAPQETTHYELFTGEGSTGNIKRYERAGYALANDENTPRGSVRLIKKR from the coding sequence ATGTCATCGAACGCATCGAACGCGCCGCTGAACGTGCTGGTCATCGTCGGAAGCACCCGCCCCGGCCGGCTGGGGCCGGCAATCGCCGACTGGTTCGTCCAGGCAGCCCTCCCGGCAGCCGCGGCAAGCGGGGTCACCCTCGACGTCGCGGACCTGGCCGACATCGGGCTGCCGCTGCTCGACGAGCCCGAGCACCCCTCCAGCGGCGTCTACGCACACGAGCACACCCGGGCGTGGAGCCGACGGGTCGCCGCAGCCGACGCCTTCGTCGTGGTGACCCCCGAATACAACTTCGGCATGCCGGCGGTGCTGAAGAACGCCTTCGACTTCCTCTACCACGAGTGGGCGTGGAAGCCGGTGGCGTTCGTCAGCTACGGCAACACCTCGGCCGGCACCCGCTCGGTGCAGATGGCCAAGCAGGTCGTCACCACCCTGAAGATGATGCCCATCGGCGCCACCGTCGCCCTGCGCCTCGCCGACAGCGTCCAGGACGGGCAGGTGTTGCGCTCCACCAGGCTCGACGACACGGCCCGCGGCATGCTGCTCGAGCTGACCCGGGTGGCCACCGCGATGCGGCCCCTGCGCACCGCACCCGAGGGCGAGGCCGCCGTCACGACCGGGCCGGTCGACGGACTCAAGCTGGCCGCAGCCCAGCCTGACGACCTCGCCGAGCTGCTCGTGCTCCAGCGGTGCTGCTGGGTGCAGGAGGCGATCGCCAACGACACCCTCGACCTGCCGCCGCTGCGGGAGACCCTCGACGAGCTGCGCGAGTCGCTGTCGACCTGGCAGGTGTGGTGCGTACGCCGGCACGGGCGTCTCGTGGCGGCGGTCCGGGCCCGGTTGCACGAGGGCGCGTGGCTGATCGGCCGCCTCATGGTGGCCCCCGACCAGGCCGGGCAGGGCATCGGCGGCTGGCTCCTCTCCCACGTCGAGCAGCAGGCCCCCCAGGAGACCACGCACTACGAGCTGTTCACCGGCGAGGGCAGCACCGGCAACATCAAGCGGTACGAACGCGCCGGCTACGCCCTCGCCAACGACGAGAACACCCCGCGGGGCAGCGTCCGCCTCATCAAGAAGCGATAG
- a CDS encoding MarR family winged helix-turn-helix transcriptional regulator, producing MDTPWLREDEEHAWRAFRRLLIALPARLSRDLARDSGLSPADYEVLSTLSEKPNRRWALKDLAAKMEWSRSRLSHHASRMQARGLVDKEPDPQDARGCILCLTDAGFTVLAEAAPHHVVSVRQRFLDHLTPDELAVLRTISTRIADLPD from the coding sequence GTGGACACTCCCTGGCTACGTGAAGACGAAGAGCACGCGTGGCGTGCGTTCCGGCGCCTGCTGATCGCGCTGCCGGCCCGGCTCAGCCGGGACCTGGCCCGCGACTCAGGGCTGTCGCCGGCCGACTACGAGGTGCTGAGCACGCTGTCGGAGAAGCCGAACCGGCGGTGGGCGCTCAAGGACCTCGCCGCCAAGATGGAGTGGTCGCGCAGCCGGCTGTCCCACCACGCGTCCCGCATGCAGGCTCGGGGCCTCGTCGACAAGGAGCCCGACCCCCAGGACGCCCGGGGCTGCATCCTGTGCCTGACCGACGCCGGCTTCACCGTGCTCGCCGAAGCCGCCCCGCACCACGTCGTCTCCGTACGACAGCGCTTCCTCGACCACCTGACCCCCGACGAACTCGCGGTGCTCCGCACGATCTCGACCCGGATCGCCGACCTGCCCGACTGA
- a CDS encoding HAD family hydrolase: protein MFSSDHVGVVFFDVDGTLVPATSSSLFLADFLGHRDELVKAEDAYASGDLDNRQVSELDARGWAGVREEQVSGWLDGLPLVSGIAETVGWCRRNGLVPVLATLAWSPVGSYLADRFGFHAFSGPRLETTSGRFTGRVACHFDEYSKRDFALAKARESGVAPGSCGAVGDSRSDLPLFASVGLSVAFNASAGARAAATVTVDGGDLRGVLPALSRLVTATR, encoded by the coding sequence GTGTTCTCATCCGATCATGTGGGCGTCGTGTTCTTCGATGTCGATGGCACCCTCGTTCCAGCCACGAGTTCGTCGCTCTTTCTGGCTGACTTCCTTGGCCATCGGGACGAGCTGGTTAAGGCCGAGGACGCCTACGCCTCTGGCGACCTGGACAATCGGCAGGTCTCCGAGCTGGACGCCAGGGGCTGGGCAGGCGTGCGCGAAGAACAGGTCTCTGGCTGGCTCGATGGGCTGCCCTTGGTCTCGGGCATCGCGGAAACCGTGGGGTGGTGCCGGCGGAACGGTTTGGTGCCCGTGCTGGCAACTCTCGCCTGGTCACCGGTCGGCAGCTACCTGGCTGACCGATTCGGCTTCCACGCGTTCAGCGGGCCCCGGCTGGAGACCACCAGCGGCCGGTTCACGGGCCGCGTCGCCTGCCACTTCGACGAGTACAGCAAACGAGACTTCGCCCTCGCGAAGGCGCGGGAGTCGGGGGTGGCTCCCGGCTCGTGCGGGGCCGTCGGAGACAGTCGCTCCGATCTACCCCTGTTCGCTTCCGTTGGGCTGAGCGTGGCGTTCAACGCCTCGGCAGGAGCGCGGGCGGCTGCAACCGTAACGGTGGACGGCGGCGACCTACGAGGCGTGCTCCCTGCGCTGAGTCGCCTGGTCACAGCCACTCGTTGA
- a CDS encoding response regulator — protein sequence MTSPLRVVIADDQALVRAGFRMILNSDGIDVVAEVTNGSEAVDAVRRTRPDVVLMDVRMPELDGLEATRRILTAADAHQPSVIMLTTFDLDEYVYAALTAGASGFLLKDVSPEHLLAAVRLVRTGDALLAPAITRRLVERFARRHDGGTRTAPRDLAALTARELEVLRLLAEGLNNAEIAGRLTVSEATVKTHVAHILAKLGLRDRVQAVVLAYRTGLVSPTSP from the coding sequence GTGACCTCGCCGCTGCGCGTCGTGATCGCGGACGATCAGGCGTTGGTCCGGGCCGGCTTCCGGATGATCCTCAACAGCGACGGCATCGACGTGGTCGCCGAGGTCACCAACGGCAGCGAGGCGGTCGACGCCGTCCGGCGCACCCGCCCCGACGTGGTCCTCATGGACGTCCGCATGCCCGAACTCGACGGCCTGGAGGCCACCCGGCGCATCCTCACCGCCGCCGACGCCCACCAGCCGAGCGTGATCATGCTGACGACCTTCGACCTCGACGAGTACGTGTACGCGGCGCTGACCGCCGGAGCCAGCGGATTCCTCCTCAAGGACGTCAGCCCCGAACACCTGCTCGCCGCCGTCCGGCTGGTCCGCACCGGCGACGCGCTCCTCGCGCCCGCGATCACCCGCCGCCTCGTCGAGCGGTTCGCCCGCCGTCACGACGGTGGGACGCGCACGGCTCCGCGCGACCTGGCCGCCCTGACCGCGCGCGAGCTCGAGGTGCTGCGCCTGCTGGCCGAGGGCCTCAACAACGCCGAGATCGCCGGCCGCCTCACCGTCTCCGAGGCGACCGTCAAGACCCACGTCGCCCACATCCTCGCCAAACTCGGACTTCGCGACCGCGTCCAGGCCGTCGTCCTCGCCTACCGGACGGGACTGGTCAGCCCGACGTCGCCCTAG
- a CDS encoding sensor histidine kinase — protein MTDAATTTHPRPWLSRLLRPSGPLPRPSRRSLVLDAVLALGLALVAIQAGYGVPFPAPAGDFAVPHRPDPPQPPVSSGPAETVETLAPALAQHHLVWAVVMLLIAAPLAVRRRYPLAALWIVIGTAAAVAAVTDDRATLRFSFYACVLAAYSAAVYSPYRLPALASQAAAALLYSKLQSSSTLPTVSTDAVPFLVLIPIAIATDGLRRWRRRAEEERARAAALRRERQEALRRAAEQERARIARELHDVVTHNVSMMVIQAGAARRVMAADQEQAREALLAVEAGGRAAMSELRHVMGLLTMGTDGSDPAGAADLAPQPGLDRLDALVAGVRASGVPVQLRVAGQPRPVPSGIQLAAYRVVQEALTNTVRHAPGASASVVVDYQSAHLGVEVVDTGGAEQAPAATGSGRGLVGLRERLAVYGGILHAGPLATGGYRVHVRIPLEAW, from the coding sequence GTGACCGACGCGGCGACGACGACGCATCCGCGGCCGTGGCTGAGCCGGCTGCTGCGACCGTCGGGTCCGTTGCCCCGACCCTCCCGGCGCAGCCTCGTCCTCGACGCGGTCCTCGCGCTCGGCCTCGCCCTCGTCGCGATCCAGGCCGGCTACGGCGTCCCCTTCCCCGCTCCGGCCGGCGACTTCGCGGTGCCGCACCGGCCGGATCCCCCGCAACCGCCCGTGTCGTCGGGGCCGGCGGAGACCGTCGAGACGCTCGCGCCGGCGCTGGCCCAGCACCACCTCGTCTGGGCGGTCGTCATGCTGCTCATCGCGGCGCCACTGGCGGTACGGCGCCGCTATCCGTTGGCGGCGCTGTGGATCGTCATCGGCACGGCCGCGGCGGTGGCCGCGGTGACCGACGACCGGGCCACGCTGCGATTCTCGTTCTACGCCTGCGTCCTCGCCGCGTACAGCGCCGCGGTCTACAGCCCGTACCGGCTGCCCGCGCTGGCCAGCCAGGCCGCGGCGGCCCTGCTGTACAGCAAGCTCCAGTCGTCGTCGACGCTGCCCACCGTCTCCACCGACGCCGTCCCGTTCCTGGTGCTGATCCCCATCGCCATCGCGACGGACGGACTGCGCAGGTGGCGACGCCGGGCGGAGGAGGAACGCGCGCGGGCGGCCGCGCTGCGACGCGAACGGCAGGAGGCGCTACGCCGCGCCGCCGAACAGGAACGCGCCCGCATCGCGCGGGAACTGCACGACGTGGTGACCCACAACGTGAGCATGATGGTCATCCAGGCCGGCGCCGCCCGCCGGGTGATGGCCGCCGACCAGGAGCAGGCCCGCGAGGCGCTGCTCGCGGTCGAGGCCGGCGGCCGGGCGGCGATGTCCGAGCTGCGTCACGTGATGGGGCTGCTGACGATGGGCACCGACGGCTCCGACCCGGCCGGCGCCGCCGATCTCGCACCCCAGCCCGGCCTCGATCGCCTGGACGCGCTCGTCGCGGGCGTACGGGCCAGCGGCGTGCCGGTCCAACTGCGCGTGGCCGGGCAGCCACGACCCGTGCCGTCGGGAATCCAGCTGGCGGCCTACCGGGTGGTGCAGGAGGCGTTGACGAACACGGTCAGGCACGCGCCCGGCGCGTCCGCGAGCGTCGTCGTCGACTACCAGTCCGCGCACCTGGGCGTGGAGGTGGTCGACACCGGCGGCGCGGAGCAGGCGCCGGCAGCGACCGGCAGCGGACGCGGGTTGGTCGGGCTCCGGGAACGGCTGGCCGTCTACGGTGGAATCCTGCACGCCGGGCCACTGGCCACCGGCGGCTACCGCGTCCACGTGAGAATTCCCCTGGAGGCCTGGTGA
- a CDS encoding ABC transporter ATP-binding protein, giving the protein MNTPAIELRSVTRRYDDGPPALHETTLSIAPGEAVAILGPSGSGKSTLLNLIAGLDRPSGGTVTVDGVRVDKLNEAGSARYRRDKIGMVFQFFNLLDDLTVIDNVVLPAQLSGTARGAARRRAGQLLDSLGVARHAAAYPGRLSGGERQRVAVARALMNRPALLLADEPTGALDTASGAEVKRLLNDLHADGQTIVLVTHDLALAQACATRTIRLVDGRVVADDTRAVAAGRAR; this is encoded by the coding sequence ATGAACACGCCAGCCATCGAGCTGCGCAGCGTGACGCGCCGGTACGACGACGGGCCGCCGGCGCTGCACGAGACGACGCTGAGCATCGCGCCCGGTGAGGCCGTCGCCATCCTCGGGCCGTCCGGCAGCGGCAAGTCCACGCTGCTCAACCTGATCGCGGGCCTGGACCGGCCCAGCGGCGGCACCGTGACGGTGGACGGCGTACGCGTCGACAAGCTCAACGAGGCGGGCTCGGCCCGCTACCGCCGCGACAAGATCGGCATGGTGTTCCAGTTCTTCAACCTGCTCGACGACCTGACCGTCATCGACAACGTCGTCCTGCCCGCGCAGCTGTCCGGCACGGCGCGCGGCGCGGCCCGCCGCCGCGCCGGGCAGTTGCTGGACTCGCTCGGCGTCGCCCGGCACGCCGCCGCCTATCCCGGCCGGCTCTCCGGCGGCGAACGGCAGCGCGTGGCGGTGGCCAGGGCGCTGATGAACCGGCCGGCGCTGCTGCTGGCCGACGAGCCGACCGGCGCGCTGGACACCGCCTCCGGCGCGGAGGTCAAACGGTTGCTCAACGACCTGCACGCCGACGGCCAGACCATCGTGCTGGTCACCCACGACCTCGCCCTGGCGCAGGCGTGCGCGACCCGCACGATCCGGCTCGTCGACGGCCGGGTCGTCGCCGACGACACCCGGGCCGTCGCGGCGGGGCGGGCCCGATGA
- a CDS encoding ABC transporter permease, producing MTRRRVQTVVIGLATMMAVTASVLGGSLVAASSGPFDRAFAQQDGAHLTAQFDADETTAARLTASARADGVAASAGPFPTVTATPRSTADVDLPPLTVVGRATPDGDVDRVPLSQGRWVSGPGQIVLSADHPAAASPLNTVLRFPDLPGQPTLTVVGVARSVSRTADAWVSPSDVTTLTGPGAAGGYQMLYRFAEADTAAHVDRGRAAVVALVGPRALVGAQSWLTVKDANERETALFVPFLVAFGALGLVMSVLVVGTVIAGAVGTATRRIGILKAVGFTPAQVVRAYVAQALVPAGVGVAAGVVAGNLLAIPVLADADQLYGTTDTGVTWWVDAVVVVGALGMVALTAWAAALRAGRLRTVDAIAVGRTPRPGRGQWAARLTARLPLPRPVSLGLAHPFARPGRAAAVLAAITFGATTVTFAVGAAASLDRVQTAKDHAAADVVIDTFAPPPGTAPAPNAAPRALSADEAATITAAIEAQPGTGGYYSVATTQVAVAGTTGFARLDAFTGDASWGGYEIVSGRWFARPGEAAVPSTFLTATGTRIGDSVVVTDRGRAVSVRIVGEVFHPTNNLLMFADAATFAATKPNLTAASYHIRLADGADVTGYVAGLNETLATSGFTAAPQGPTDSSGTIVLLDALAALLTLMLVAVAAMGVLNMVVLDTRERVRDLGIHKALGMTPRQTVAMVVASVAVTGLAGGAIGVAVGVAVHRAVIPAMGHRAGVNLPASVTDVHQPTTLLLLGLGGLLIAVAGALLPAGWAARTRTAVALRTE from the coding sequence GTGACACGCCGACGGGTACAGACCGTGGTGATCGGGCTGGCCACGATGATGGCGGTGACCGCGTCGGTGCTCGGCGGGTCGCTGGTGGCCGCCTCCAGCGGACCGTTCGACCGCGCGTTCGCCCAGCAGGACGGCGCGCACCTCACGGCGCAGTTCGACGCCGACGAGACGACGGCCGCGCGGCTGACCGCCTCCGCGCGGGCGGACGGCGTCGCCGCGTCCGCCGGCCCGTTCCCGACCGTGACCGCCACGCCGCGCAGTACCGCCGACGTCGACCTGCCGCCGCTGACGGTCGTCGGGCGCGCGACGCCCGACGGAGACGTCGACCGGGTGCCGCTGAGCCAGGGACGGTGGGTCAGCGGCCCCGGCCAGATCGTGCTCTCCGCCGACCATCCCGCCGCGGCGTCCCCGCTGAACACCGTCCTGCGCTTTCCCGACCTGCCGGGGCAGCCGACGCTGACGGTGGTCGGCGTCGCCCGGTCGGTCAGCCGCACCGCCGACGCCTGGGTGTCGCCGTCCGACGTCACCACGTTGACCGGGCCCGGCGCGGCCGGCGGCTACCAGATGCTCTACCGCTTCGCCGAGGCGGACACCGCCGCGCACGTCGACCGGGGCCGGGCGGCGGTGGTCGCGCTCGTCGGACCGCGGGCGCTGGTCGGCGCGCAGTCGTGGCTCACCGTCAAGGACGCCAACGAGCGCGAGACCGCGTTGTTCGTGCCGTTCCTGGTCGCGTTCGGGGCGCTGGGGCTGGTGATGTCCGTGCTCGTCGTCGGCACCGTGATCGCCGGCGCCGTCGGCACCGCGACGCGACGGATCGGCATCCTCAAGGCCGTCGGGTTCACCCCCGCGCAGGTCGTGCGGGCGTACGTGGCCCAGGCGCTCGTTCCGGCCGGGGTGGGTGTCGCGGCCGGGGTCGTGGCCGGCAATCTCCTGGCCATCCCGGTGCTGGCCGACGCCGACCAGCTCTACGGCACGACCGACACCGGCGTCACCTGGTGGGTCGACGCCGTCGTGGTCGTCGGCGCGCTGGGCATGGTGGCGCTGACCGCGTGGGCCGCGGCGCTGCGGGCCGGCCGGCTCCGCACCGTCGACGCGATCGCCGTCGGCCGTACGCCCCGCCCTGGCCGTGGGCAGTGGGCCGCCCGGCTGACCGCCCGACTCCCGCTGCCGCGGCCGGTCAGCCTCGGACTGGCCCACCCGTTCGCCCGGCCCGGCCGCGCCGCCGCGGTGCTCGCCGCGATCACGTTCGGCGCCACCACGGTCACCTTCGCCGTCGGCGCGGCGGCCTCACTGGACCGGGTGCAGACCGCCAAGGACCACGCCGCCGCCGACGTCGTCATCGACACCTTCGCGCCGCCGCCCGGAACCGCACCTGCCCCCAACGCCGCGCCGCGCGCGTTGAGCGCCGACGAGGCCGCGACGATCACCGCGGCGATCGAGGCGCAACCCGGGACGGGCGGCTACTACAGCGTCGCCACCACCCAGGTCGCCGTCGCCGGGACGACCGGCTTCGCCCGCCTCGACGCCTTCACCGGCGACGCCTCCTGGGGCGGCTACGAGATCGTCTCCGGCCGGTGGTTCGCCCGCCCCGGGGAGGCGGCGGTGCCCAGCACGTTCCTGACCGCGACCGGCACCCGGATCGGCGACAGCGTCGTGGTGACCGACCGCGGCAGGGCGGTGTCGGTCCGGATCGTCGGCGAGGTGTTCCACCCGACCAACAACCTGCTGATGTTCGCCGACGCCGCGACGTTCGCCGCCACGAAGCCGAACCTGACCGCCGCGAGCTATCACATCCGCCTGGCCGACGGCGCCGACGTGACCGGGTACGTCGCCGGCCTGAACGAGACGCTGGCGACCTCGGGCTTCACCGCGGCGCCGCAAGGGCCCACCGACAGCAGCGGCACCATCGTGCTCCTCGACGCGTTGGCTGCCCTGCTCACCCTGATGCTGGTGGCGGTCGCCGCCATGGGCGTGCTGAACATGGTCGTGCTCGACACCCGCGAACGGGTCCGCGACCTCGGTATCCACAAGGCGTTGGGCATGACACCCCGGCAGACCGTCGCGATGGTCGTCGCGTCGGTGGCCGTGACCGGGCTGGCCGGCGGCGCGATCGGGGTCGCGGTCGGCGTCGCCGTGCACCGGGCGGTCATCCCCGCGATGGGCCACCGCGCCGGCGTCAACCTGCCCGCCTCCGTCACCGACGTCCACCAGCCGACCACGCTGCTGCTCCTCGGTCTCGGCGGCCTGCTCATCGCCGTCGCCGGCGCGCTCCTGCCGGCCGGTTGGGCCGCCCGCACCCGCACCGCCGTCGCCCTGCGCACCGAGTAG
- a CDS encoding DUF4188 domain-containing protein has translation MRTSDFSAAPPVGQATAMFVGATRYRGPRSILTLTRTWFRMVRQMKRMDGYRWHTVYYQFPFTLGTIAFFSDRDALLKFARSRHHRDLMCWVTDHGTRNATGGYIRLYNAEPEGYSNGVWRAEGDAMAHIPTFTPLSTETAGPPVHRR, from the coding sequence GTGAGGACCTCCGATTTCTCCGCCGCGCCGCCCGTCGGCCAGGCGACCGCCATGTTCGTCGGCGCCACCCGCTACCGGGGGCCACGCTCGATCCTCACCCTCACCCGCACCTGGTTCCGGATGGTGCGGCAGATGAAGCGGATGGACGGATACCGCTGGCACACCGTGTACTACCAGTTCCCGTTCACGCTCGGCACCATCGCGTTCTTCAGCGACCGCGACGCGCTGCTGAAGTTCGCCCGCAGCCGCCACCACCGCGACCTCATGTGCTGGGTCACCGACCACGGCACGCGCAACGCGACCGGCGGCTACATCCGGCTCTACAACGCCGAGCCCGAGGGCTACAGCAACGGCGTCTGGCGCGCCGAGGGCGACGCGATGGCGCACATCCCGACCTTCACCCCGCTGTCCACCGAGACGGCCGGCCCGCCGGTGCACCGCCGATGA